One segment of Ascaphus truei isolate aAscTru1 unplaced genomic scaffold, aAscTru1.hap1 HAP1_SCAFFOLD_1291, whole genome shotgun sequence DNA contains the following:
- the LOC142475622 gene encoding collagen alpha-1(V) chain-like: MQQPRRGRLSGVPALCSLVLLLFWQVARTQAAADPVDVLRALQLHTQPEGVRKTPGLCPARRSSTGADVAFRISKQAQISAPTRQLFPGKFPEDFSVMALVRAKVGTQAFLLSVYSAQGVQQLGVEVGSSPIFLYEDQSGKPAPEDYPIFREVNLADGKWHRIALSVQKKSVTLILDCKKKITKPLPRGNKPSVDTKGITVFGTRLLDDESFEGDIQQLLIASNAQAAYDYCENYSPDCDSALLNAPQAQDPNARQDKTRAKSRKEPAKPKPKVPPPAKSNGKAKNGIAGKAPAKRNAPVKNSVGKAKPTKNFAGAKRRNVGNGYQQDPAPASDPAMTPDPTLPEQYPDYTSPPQEEEEAYGVWEKEVTQEVPPTPEEKELAPSTAAKGSDSFTEEYLTGEEENPAAGLDYEYVYNEYHEGSESAQLGPVLSAETPESGGAISGPRGIKGDKGESAVMEPGMLVEGPPGPEGPAGLQGPPGTQGYPGPTGDAGERGPPGRSGLAGANGLPGQPGSSVMLPFRFGNSGGDKGPVVSAQEAQAQAILQQARLALRGAPGPMGYTGRSGQLGPAGSPGHKGESGDFGPQGLRGPQGLSGPPGKSGRRGRSGADGARGPPGEFGGKGDRGFDGLPGLPGEKGHRGDSGAQGPLGGPGEDGERGGDGDVGPRGLPGEPGVRGLLGPKGPPGISGPHGVRGMDGHMGPKGNL; this comes from the exons cTGACCCCGTGGATGTACTGAGAGCTCTCCAGCTACACACGCAGCCTGAAGGCGTGAGAAAGACCCCGGGCCTGTGCCCAGCCCGACGATCCAGCACTGGCGCCGACGtggctttcaggatatccaaaCAAGCCCAGATCAGCGCTCCCACGCGGCAGCTTTTCCCAG GTAAATTCCCGGAGGATTTCTCAGTCATGGCGCTGGTGCGGGCTAAGGTCGGCACGCAGGCCTTCCTGCTGTCCGTGTATAGCGCGCAGGGCGTGCAGCAGCTCGGCGTGGAAGTGGGAAGCTCGCCCATCTTCCTGTACGAGGATCAGAGCGGGAAGCCGGCCCCCGAGGATTACCCCATATTCAGAGAAGTCAACCTCGCCGACGGGAA GTGGCACCGCATTGCCCTGAGTGTACAGAAGAAGTCAGTGACCCTTATACTGGACTGTAAGAAGAAGATAACAAAGCCGCTCCCCCGTGGAAACAAGCCGAGCGTGGATACTAAAGGGATCACAGTGTTTGGGACTCGACTTCTGGATGATGAATCTTTCGAG GGTGATATTCAACAGCTTCTCATAGCATCCAATGCTCAGGCCGCGTATGATTACTGTGAAAATTACAGCCCGGAttgtgactctgccctcctcaACGCACCCCAAGCACAAGACCCCAACGCCAGGCAAGAT AAAACCAGGGCAAAAAGCCGCAAGGAGCCGGCCAAGCCGAAGCCCAAGGTGCCTCCACCCGCCAAGAGTAACGGCAAGGCGAAAAATGGCATAGCGGGCAAGGCCCCCGCCAAACGCAACGCCCCAGTGAAAAATTCAGTAGGCAAAGCAAAGCCCACGAAAAACTTCGCAGGCGCCAAGAGGAGGAACGTGGGAAATGGTTACCAGCAg GACCCTGCCCCGGCCTCTGACCCTGCCATGACCCCTGACCCAACCTTGCCGGAACAGTATCCTGATTATACATCACCCccccaggaggaggaggaggcttatggggtatgggagaaagagGTCACACAGGAAGTTCCACCCACCCCAGAG GAAAAAGAACTTGCCCCTTCAACGGCTGCCAAGGGCAGTGACTCTTTTACGGAGGAGTATCTGACCGGAGAAGAGGAGAATCCGGCAGCTGGACTGGACTACGAGTATGTGTACAATGAATATCACGAGGGCTCGGAGAGCGCGCAACTGGGCCCCGTTCTCTCCGCAGAGACCCCCGAGAGTGGAGGC GCTATCAGCGGACCCCGAGGGATCAAGGGAGATAAAGGGGAGTCGGCGGTAATGGAGCCG GGGATGTTGGTTGAAGGTCCCCCTGGGCCAGAAGGACCTGCG GGTCTGCAGGGCCCCCCTGGAACACAAGGATACCCTGGACCAACTGGTGATGCTGGAGAGAGG gGCCCTCCAGGCAGATCGGGTCTCGCTGGAGCCAATGGGTTACCAGGCCAGCCCGGCAGTTCTGTAATGCTCCCC TTCCGGTTTGGGAACAGTGGAGGGGATAAGGGCCCAGTGGTGTCGGCACAAGAAGCTCAGGCTCAGGCCATCCTGCAGCAGGCCAGG CTGGCTCTGCGTGGAGCCCCGGGACCGATGGGATACACTGGGAGATCTGGACAACTG GGTCCTGCTGGAAGTCCGGGACACAAAGGGGAGTCTGGAGACTTCGGTCCTCAG GGACTGCGAGGACCCCAGGGATTGTCAGGCCCCCCAGGGAAATCGGGGAGAAGG GGTCGTTCAGGTGCTGATGGAGCTCGTGGTCCTCCTGGTGAATTTGGTGGGAAG GGAGACCGAGGGTTCGATGGACTTCCAGGACTTCCCGGGGAGAAGGGCCACAGG GGCGATTCTGGAGCTCAGGGTCCCCTTGGAGGTCCAGGAgaagacggagagagg GGAGGAGATGGAGACGTGGGACCCCGCGGACTCCCTGGTGAGCCG GGAGTCAGAGGGCTGCTTGGCCCTAAAGGCCCCCCCGGGATTTCTGGACCACAT GGTGTGAGAGGCATGGACGGACACATGGGACCGAAGGGCAACCTG